The genomic segment ACATGACGGCCTCCCTGATGATGCGTGCCTGACGATCTCGTCATCACGTCAGCAAGATTCATTCTGCGACCGTCATGCGCGGCGTGCAAGCGGGAACGGCGGTGTGCCGCACGGTACGGTTCAGCCCGTCTTGGCGCATCCGAGCGCGAACGCGAACAGCGTGTCGAGCGTCGCGTCCGGCTGCTCGGACATCAGCGCGTGGCCCGCATCCAGTTCCACCGTTTGCACCGGAGCGCCGGCTTTCTTCAGCGCGTCGACGAGCGGGCGGGCGGCGCGCGGCGGCGTCATCATGTCGCGTTTGCCGCTCACGACGCACACCGGGCAACGCACGGCGGATGCGCGGTCGAGCGCGTCCGCATAGGTGTTGCAGGCGCTGAAATCGGTATGGAAAAGCAGCGCTTCGCCGCGCAGGCTCACGCGCTCCATCAGCCGCTGATTCACGCCTTGCAGCCAGAAGCCCGGCGCGGGGCTCGACGGTTTTGCGGCGATCGTCGAATGCGACCACTGGTTCACCATCGCGATGGCTTCCGGCTCGTGCTCGCG from the Caballeronia sp. NK8 genome contains:
- a CDS encoding alpha/beta fold hydrolase gives rise to the protein MIFDLQGRDAYAYTGGKPFDAARPAVVFIHGAEHDHSVWALQTRYFAHHGFGVLALDLPGHGRSVGPARSTIGALADWVIGVLDAAGVQRALFIGHSMGSLIALDTAGRYPARTMGLALLASAAPMAVSDTLLDAAREHEPEAIAMVNQWSHSTIAAKPSSPAPGFWLQGVNQRLMERVSLRGEALLFHTDFSACNTYADALDRASAVRCPVCVVSGKRDMMTPPRAARPLVDALKKAGAPVQTVELDAGHALMSEQPDATLDTLFAFALGCAKTG